One window from the genome of Streptomyces sp. NBC_01476 encodes:
- a CDS encoding helix-turn-helix transcriptional regulator, producing MTERPFEALGLSADADRAYPLLIGTRGITAEELARQLAVSPERAEAACGELAARDLVRLGHDGRWYPLPPESGLLPLVSRAQEQLRQGRELLDRLGVEYQRVHEGHRAEEIVQVVEGPAAVRRRIASVYADTHTELAVFARPHGKAGDASPGHLPWAGVGTSADIGGGAGAGTGAGVGTGAGPSAGPGPGPGTSPGPRRRIVVERAGFEALGDAGLTVTPATRIRVAEHVPVRMWIADRALALLPLAAAAPPPDPVLLVIRPSGLLDALVTLFESLWATGVPVARPDPEHPRIALHLRILAMLVSGSTDAAMARSLGVAVRTVQRHIAAMQRTAGVDNRIQLVWHAARHNWLDDAPPVAPEI from the coding sequence ATGACCGAACGTCCGTTTGAGGCACTGGGGTTGAGCGCCGACGCGGACCGGGCCTATCCGTTGCTGATCGGCACACGCGGAATCACGGCGGAGGAACTGGCCCGGCAGCTGGCGGTGTCACCGGAGCGGGCCGAGGCCGCCTGCGGCGAGCTGGCGGCCCGCGACCTGGTGCGGCTCGGCCACGACGGCCGCTGGTATCCGCTGCCGCCGGAATCCGGGCTGCTTCCGCTGGTCTCCCGGGCCCAGGAGCAGTTGCGGCAGGGCCGGGAACTGCTCGACCGGCTCGGCGTCGAGTACCAGCGGGTGCACGAGGGGCACCGGGCCGAGGAGATCGTCCAGGTGGTGGAGGGGCCGGCCGCGGTCCGCCGGCGCATCGCCTCGGTGTACGCCGACACGCACACCGAACTGGCCGTCTTCGCCCGGCCGCACGGCAAGGCGGGGGACGCCTCGCCCGGCCACCTGCCGTGGGCGGGTGTCGGCACCTCCGCTGACATCGGAGGCGGAGCCGGGGCTGGAACCGGAGCCGGGGTCGGAACCGGGGCTGGACCCTCGGCCGGCCCCGGCCCCGGCCCCGGCACCTCGCCGGGCCCGCGCCGCCGGATCGTCGTGGAGCGGGCCGGCTTCGAGGCGCTGGGCGACGCCGGCCTCACGGTCACCCCGGCGACCCGCATCCGGGTCGCCGAACACGTACCGGTCCGGATGTGGATCGCCGACCGCGCGCTGGCCCTGCTGCCGCTGGCCGCCGCCGCGCCGCCACCGGACCCCGTTCTGCTGGTGATCCGGCCCAGCGGCCTGCTGGACGCGCTGGTCACCCTCTTCGAGAGCCTGTGGGCGACCGGTGTCCCGGTGGCCCGCCCCGACCCCGAACACCCGCGGATCGCCCTGCACTTGAGGATTCTCGCGATGCTGGTCAGTGGCAGCACGGACGCGGCCATGGCCCGCTCGCTGGGGGTCGCGGTGCGGACCGTCCAGCGCCATATCGCGGCGATGCAGCGGACCGCGGGCGTCGACAACCGTATCCAACTGGTCTGGCACGCCGCCCGCCACAACTGGCTCGACGACGCCCCGCCCGTCGCCCCGGAGATCTGA
- a CDS encoding MFS transporter codes for MSATPTSFDADRPGPGAPADPRARTALSWLYRRDLAAYPATGRRMAYLAIVVLTTVVLYYMLYIQYAVATSIITHFGMTYRYFVWVSVIGNAVGAFSSLIAGLADRWGRANMVVYGLLIAALLVFFGLPNAGGKTTYLVLFALVSFIEGIVLVATPALIRDFSPQLGRATAMGAWTMGPVVGSLVVTSVTSATLDSSSWQDELRYSGIAGFVVLVVALFALRELSPGLRDQIMVSLRDRALVEARAKGIDPAAARRGEWRQMMRLDVTGSALAIALFLLLYFAAVGNFVVYFATTYGYTEQRANAVANWYWAANAIALVVVGLLSDRIKVRKPFMIVGAVGSIVVTAVFAGLATHPATGYYTFAWLFVGIGVFSGVAYGPWMASFTETVEKHNPAATATGLAVWGWTIRIVVAVSAAFIPVLVTSVTPLVDHGPQVTAAQRQAAPALAIVNAHPQLFAELGKYPPGKAPAALGAQAVQEVGAADLAVVQKAQPQLAVLTRYGAKVQKAAHDGPGQWRTWWWICVGGQVLFVPFVFLMAGRWSPKKAREDAELHQRAVDQEMAALAAERA; via the coding sequence ATGTCCGCCACCCCGACGTCCTTCGACGCCGACAGACCCGGGCCGGGGGCCCCGGCAGATCCCCGCGCCCGTACGGCGCTGTCCTGGCTCTACCGCCGCGACCTGGCCGCGTATCCGGCCACGGGGCGCCGGATGGCCTACCTCGCGATCGTGGTGCTGACCACGGTCGTGCTCTACTACATGCTCTACATCCAGTACGCGGTCGCCACGTCGATCATCACCCACTTCGGCATGACCTACCGGTACTTCGTCTGGGTCTCGGTGATCGGCAACGCGGTCGGCGCCTTCTCGTCCCTGATCGCCGGGCTCGCCGACCGCTGGGGCCGGGCGAACATGGTCGTGTACGGCCTGCTGATCGCCGCCCTGCTGGTCTTCTTCGGGCTGCCGAACGCCGGCGGCAAGACCACGTACCTGGTGCTCTTCGCCCTGGTCAGCTTTATCGAGGGCATCGTGCTGGTGGCGACCCCCGCGCTGATCAGGGACTTCTCACCGCAGCTCGGCCGGGCCACCGCGATGGGCGCCTGGACGATGGGCCCGGTGGTCGGCAGCCTGGTGGTCACCTCCGTGACCAGCGCCACCCTGGACAGCTCCAGCTGGCAGGACGAACTGCGCTACTCCGGGATCGCCGGCTTCGTCGTCCTGGTGGTGGCCCTCTTCGCGCTGCGCGAGCTCTCCCCGGGCCTGCGCGACCAGATCATGGTGAGCCTGCGGGACCGGGCGCTCGTCGAGGCCCGGGCCAAGGGCATCGACCCGGCCGCCGCCCGCCGCGGGGAGTGGCGGCAGATGATGCGGCTCGACGTGACCGGCTCCGCGCTGGCCATCGCGCTCTTCCTGCTCCTGTACTTCGCCGCCGTCGGCAACTTCGTGGTCTACTTCGCCACCACCTACGGCTACACCGAGCAGCGCGCCAACGCGGTGGCGAACTGGTACTGGGCGGCCAACGCGATCGCCCTGGTGGTGGTCGGGCTGCTCTCCGACCGGATCAAGGTGCGCAAGCCGTTCATGATCGTGGGCGCCGTCGGCTCGATCGTGGTGACCGCGGTTTTCGCCGGCCTGGCCACCCACCCGGCCACCGGCTACTACACCTTCGCGTGGCTCTTCGTCGGTATCGGTGTCTTCAGCGGGGTGGCCTACGGACCGTGGATGGCGAGCTTCACCGAGACGGTGGAGAAGCACAATCCGGCCGCGACGGCCACCGGCCTGGCGGTGTGGGGCTGGACCATCCGGATCGTGGTGGCCGTCTCGGCCGCCTTCATCCCGGTCCTGGTCACCTCGGTGACGCCGCTGGTTGACCACGGACCCCAGGTGACCGCGGCGCAGCGCCAGGCAGCACCGGCACTGGCCATCGTCAACGCGCATCCGCAGCTCTTCGCGGAGCTGGGCAAGTACCCGCCCGGCAAGGCGCCGGCCGCGCTGGGTGCCCAGGCGGTCCAGGAGGTCGGTGCTGCCGACCTCGCGGTGGTGCAGAAGGCGCAGCCCCAGCTGGCGGTGCTCACCAGGTACGGCGCCAAGGTGCAGAAGGCCGCACACGACGGTCCTGGGCAGTGGCGGACCTGGTGGTGGATCTGCGTCGGCGGCCAGGTGCTCTTCGTGCCGTTCGTCTTCCTGATGGCCGGACGGTGGAGTCCGAAGAAGGCCCGCGAGGACGCCGAACTCCACCAGCGGGCGGTCGATCAGGAGATGGCCGCGCTGGCGGCGGAGCGGGCGTGA
- a CDS encoding siderophore-interacting protein, which translates to MAERPQRRTPTAKRGTVLRTERVTPHMIRVVLAVDPAAQLDIGECTDHYVKLLFAPEGVRYAEPLDIEAIRRDLPREQWPRTRTYTVRAWDDASRELTVDFVHHGDEGLAGPWAAAARPGDTIDFFGPGGGYAPDPAADWHLLAGDESALPAIAAAVEQLPPGASAKVFVEVSGPAEEQKLLSSGEAEVRWIHRAGRPVGDALVSAVTALDFPPGDVHVFVHGEAGFVKTLRRHLRLDRAIPRERLSISGYWRRGADEDGWQASKREWNEQVEREQES; encoded by the coding sequence ATGGCCGAACGACCGCAGCGCAGGACCCCCACGGCCAAGCGGGGTACGGTCCTGCGCACCGAGCGGGTCACCCCGCACATGATCCGGGTGGTGCTGGCCGTCGATCCGGCCGCGCAGCTGGACATCGGCGAGTGCACCGACCACTACGTCAAGCTGCTCTTCGCGCCGGAGGGCGTGCGCTACGCCGAGCCGCTGGACATCGAAGCGATCCGGCGCGATCTGCCGCGCGAGCAGTGGCCGCGGACCCGTACGTACACCGTCCGGGCCTGGGACGACGCGTCCCGCGAACTCACCGTCGACTTCGTCCACCACGGCGACGAGGGCCTGGCCGGGCCCTGGGCGGCCGCCGCCCGCCCCGGCGACACCATCGACTTCTTCGGCCCCGGCGGGGGATACGCGCCCGATCCGGCGGCCGACTGGCATCTGCTCGCCGGTGACGAGAGCGCGCTTCCGGCCATCGCGGCGGCGGTCGAGCAACTGCCGCCGGGGGCGTCCGCCAAGGTCTTCGTCGAGGTGTCCGGGCCGGCGGAGGAGCAGAAGCTGCTCAGCTCCGGTGAGGCGGAGGTCCGCTGGATCCACCGGGCCGGCCGGCCCGTCGGCGACGCGCTCGTCTCAGCCGTCACCGCGCTCGACTTCCCGCCCGGTGACGTGCACGTCTTCGTCCACGGCGAGGCGGGCTTCGTCAAGACCCTCCGCCGCCACCTCCGCCTCGACCGCGCCATCCCCCGCGAGCGCCTGTCCATTTCCGGCTACTGGCGGCGCGGCGCCGACGAGGACGGCTGGCAGGCGTCGAAGCGGGAGTGGAACGAGCAGGTGGAGCGCGAACAGGAGTCCTGA
- a CDS encoding 2Fe-2S iron-sulfur cluster-binding protein, producing MQRENQVSAPRRLTTVDEVEATVGRPAPAVVLKQISSLDEGCRTVLARCPIAALGYRDADGTSRTTFIGGVPGFAHVHSPTRISFSLPGAGDPRGPVSFFFLLPGVGEILRVNGSVAARKGAETTVDIQQAYVHCAQAVLRSRLWQPPAPAGPVTGVAGDGPLCRPGVAGFLAAAPFLALSTWDASGGSDTSPRGDRGAAARILDSRTLVIPDRKGNKRADTLHNLLQDDRLSFAALVPGRSGVLHVRGRAAITDDPALLETMALRGMPPHLALLIDVEHAEVTGNDAVARARLWTPGAHLDRSTAPNLIAIAGEHLAAGSADAEGGPPAFLLKLVGAVPGVSGLLRLAANRLYRSGLRKEGYEDLEPGGEGRRRGLPRRRPADGGGTKDAGPKDAGTGSPLREVRVTEVRRQTPTAVTLVLEDAGRNPGPFDFRPGQFFTLVADIGGRPVRRAYSASSAPGSSRLEVTVKHVEGGRFSGYVHRSLRAGDRLAVRGPSGSFHTEPQPPDEIVLVAAGSGVTPMMSMIRTRLADRQGRDRIALLYSSRSTDEIIFAEELTRLAKDHPGRLSVTHVLTSRDGRIEADGVRRWITGLAPARDAHYYTCGPEPLMDAVQGVLAGLGVPAGLVHQERFASAAGTGAEVTVPREMTVEEDGHAVGTVVVEPGQTLLDAGLAAGLPMPYSCTVGNCGDCMVRLRSGEVTQNEPNCLTPQQRADGYVLACVSCPLSKVTLDIADP from the coding sequence GTGCAGCGAGAAAACCAGGTGAGCGCACCGCGCCGGCTGACGACGGTGGACGAGGTCGAGGCCACCGTCGGCCGCCCGGCGCCGGCGGTCGTGCTCAAGCAGATCAGTTCCCTCGACGAGGGCTGCCGGACCGTCCTCGCCCGGTGCCCGATCGCGGCCCTCGGCTACCGGGACGCGGACGGCACCAGCAGAACGACCTTCATCGGCGGCGTACCGGGATTCGCACACGTCCACTCGCCCACCCGGATCTCGTTCTCCCTGCCCGGGGCCGGCGACCCGCGCGGTCCGGTCTCGTTCTTCTTCCTCCTGCCGGGCGTCGGGGAGATCCTGCGGGTCAACGGTTCGGTGGCCGCGCGGAAGGGCGCGGAGACGACCGTCGACATCCAGCAGGCGTACGTGCACTGCGCCCAGGCCGTCCTGCGGTCCCGCCTGTGGCAGCCGCCCGCCCCGGCCGGGCCGGTCACCGGGGTCGCGGGGGACGGCCCCCTGTGCCGGCCCGGCGTCGCCGGGTTCCTGGCCGCGGCACCGTTCCTCGCGCTGTCCACGTGGGACGCGTCCGGTGGGAGCGACACGAGTCCCCGCGGGGACCGGGGGGCGGCGGCACGGATCCTGGACAGCCGCACGCTCGTCATCCCGGACCGGAAGGGCAACAAACGCGCCGACACGCTCCACAACCTGCTGCAGGACGACAGGCTCTCGTTCGCCGCGCTCGTACCGGGCCGCAGCGGTGTGCTGCACGTCCGCGGCCGCGCCGCGATCACCGACGATCCCGCGCTGCTGGAGACGATGGCGCTGCGCGGGATGCCCCCGCACCTGGCGCTGCTCATCGACGTCGAGCACGCCGAGGTGACCGGCAACGACGCCGTGGCCCGCGCCCGGCTGTGGACCCCCGGCGCACACCTCGACCGGAGTACGGCGCCGAATCTGATAGCGATCGCGGGAGAACACCTCGCCGCCGGTTCGGCCGACGCCGAGGGCGGCCCACCCGCCTTCCTGCTGAAGCTCGTCGGGGCGGTCCCGGGGGTGAGCGGGCTGCTACGGCTGGCGGCGAACCGTCTCTACCGCTCGGGGCTGCGGAAGGAGGGCTACGAGGATCTCGAGCCCGGCGGGGAAGGGCGGCGCCGTGGCTTGCCGCGCCGGCGTCCTGCCGACGGCGGCGGGACGAAGGACGCCGGGCCGAAGGACGCCGGGACGGGCAGCCCGCTGCGGGAGGTGCGCGTCACCGAGGTGCGCAGACAGACACCGACCGCGGTCACCCTCGTACTTGAGGACGCCGGCCGGAACCCGGGACCGTTCGACTTCCGGCCCGGCCAGTTCTTCACCCTTGTCGCCGACATCGGCGGACGCCCGGTACGACGGGCCTATTCGGCCTCGTCGGCACCCGGATCGTCCCGGCTGGAGGTCACCGTCAAGCACGTCGAGGGCGGCCGGTTCTCCGGCTACGTGCACCGGAGCCTCCGGGCCGGGGACCGCCTCGCGGTGCGTGGCCCGTCGGGGTCCTTCCACACCGAACCGCAGCCCCCGGACGAGATCGTGCTCGTCGCGGCGGGCAGTGGCGTGACGCCGATGATGAGCATGATCCGCACCCGGCTCGCCGACCGGCAGGGCCGCGACCGGATCGCGCTGCTCTACAGCAGCCGCAGCACGGACGAGATCATCTTCGCCGAGGAGCTGACCCGGCTGGCGAAGGACCACCCCGGCCGGCTCTCGGTCACCCACGTCCTGACCAGCCGCGACGGGCGGATCGAGGCGGACGGCGTACGCCGCTGGATCACCGGCCTGGCCCCGGCAAGGGACGCCCACTACTACACCTGCGGTCCCGAACCGCTGATGGACGCGGTCCAGGGCGTCCTGGCCGGGCTGGGAGTCCCGGCCGGGCTGGTGCACCAGGAGCGCTTCGCCAGTGCGGCGGGCACCGGGGCCGAAGTGACGGTGCCGCGGGAGATGACCGTCGAGGAGGACGGGCACGCCGTCGGCACGGTGGTGGTCGAGCCCGGCCAGACACTGCTCGACGCGGGGCTCGCCGCGGGGCTGCCGATGCCGTACTCCTGCACGGTCGGGAACTGCGGGGACTGCATGGTGCGACTCCGCAGCGGAGAAGTCACGCAGAACGAGCCGAACTGCCTCACGCCGCAGCAGCGGGCCGACGGCTATGTCCTGGCGTGCGTGAGCTGCCCCCTGTCGAAGGTCACCCTCGACATCGCGGACCCGTGA
- a CDS encoding SIP domain-containing protein: MIPKVYLPESRTMITAEVRCREVLPAASTPWVAGGSRLATTLRRHLVNDRGVPQRDISFFGYWRLGRSTPG; encoded by the coding sequence GTGATCCCCAAGGTGTACCTGCCCGAGTCACGCACGATGATCACAGCGGAGGTGCGCTGCCGTGAGGTCCTGCCGGCCGCCTCTACACCCTGGGTCGCGGGCGGGTCCCGGCTGGCTACGACGTTGCGGCGGCACCTGGTCAACGACCGTGGCGTGCCCCAGCGGGACATCTCCTTCTTCGGCTACTGGCGCCTGGGCCGGTCGACCCCCGGCTGA
- a CDS encoding TetR/AcrR family transcriptional regulator, with protein MPSADRRLQPRRKPRQVRAELTRDRVLTAAAHVFAEHGYAAGTTNRIAERARISIGSLYQYFPNKDAILAELLVRHIDRGKWTQADQLDLSAGSLAATVRALVRDAIDNHRDDPQLLRIMFEEAPVSRELLDTIARHEKKRVDQVRDLLARHPDVHVQDLDTAAELIVFTVETNTHKLMAYPRTAPVGTFENELVAMVTRYLRGGQ; from the coding sequence ATGCCCTCGGCCGACCGCCGTCTTCAGCCACGTCGCAAGCCCCGCCAGGTGCGCGCGGAACTCACGCGGGACCGCGTCCTGACCGCGGCTGCTCACGTTTTCGCCGAGCACGGCTACGCCGCGGGCACCACCAACCGCATCGCCGAGCGCGCCCGCATCTCCATCGGCTCGCTCTACCAGTACTTCCCGAACAAGGACGCCATCCTCGCCGAGCTGCTGGTGCGGCACATCGACCGCGGCAAGTGGACGCAGGCCGACCAACTCGACCTGTCCGCCGGGAGTCTGGCGGCGACGGTCCGAGCACTGGTCCGCGATGCGATCGACAACCACCGCGACGACCCGCAGCTGCTGCGGATCATGTTCGAGGAGGCGCCGGTCTCGCGGGAACTGCTCGACACCATCGCCCGGCACGAGAAGAAGCGGGTCGACCAGGTGCGCGACCTCCTCGCCCGCCACCCCGACGTCCACGTACAAGACCTCGACACCGCGGCCGAGTTGATCGTGTTCACCGTGGAGACGAACACGCACAAGCTCATGGCCTACCCGCGGACCGCCCCGGTCGGGACGTTCGAGAACGAACTGGTGGCCATGGTCACCCGCTATCTGCGCGGCGGTCAGTAG
- a CDS encoding amino acid permease, producing MTATAPSDVRPDPPEGAGGTGPDTAGLAGFGYRQELHRSLGRYASFAAGFSFISVLTTVFQFFAFGYSFGGPRFFWTWPAVLIGQLLVAACFAELAARYPISGAIYQWSSRLSNKVFGWYAGWIMVLGQIVVVAAAALALQVVLPAVWSGFQFVGADTSPVSSDGAANAAVLGIALLALTTAVNLLDNRVMSLVNRIGVTAEIVGAVLIVVLLFTHADRTPSVTVHSGGGGAALLIGSFAAAYVMIGFDSAGEMSEETRHPRRVAPRTILSALTTAGVLASLLVLAALLAAPSLTDGRLGTEGLSYVLTSRLGDGLGRVLLCDVALAVAVATLAIQTSATRMLFSMARDDALPSSRTLSRVSPRTGQPAAPALVVGVLSAALLLLSFSSPEAWLAIGTTCIVMLYLAYAMVTGPQLLRRLRGQLPPAADELGNPAFSLGRWGLPVNTLALLYGLAMTANLAWPRAAVYDPSGGHWYFQWFTLLFLAAALTLGFLWRASRALRARRRRSAASGPSPRPRPS from the coding sequence ATGACCGCCACCGCACCTTCCGACGTACGCCCCGACCCGCCCGAAGGAGCCGGCGGGACCGGCCCGGACACCGCGGGCCTCGCCGGCTTCGGCTACCGGCAGGAACTCCACCGCAGCCTCGGCCGGTACGCCTCCTTCGCGGCCGGCTTCTCCTTCATCTCGGTCCTCACCACCGTCTTCCAGTTCTTCGCCTTCGGGTACTCCTTCGGCGGCCCCCGCTTCTTCTGGACCTGGCCCGCGGTCCTGATCGGGCAGCTCCTGGTCGCCGCGTGCTTCGCCGAACTCGCCGCCCGCTACCCGATCTCCGGGGCGATCTACCAGTGGTCGAGCCGGCTCAGCAACAAGGTCTTCGGCTGGTACGCGGGCTGGATCATGGTTCTCGGCCAGATCGTGGTGGTCGCCGCGGCGGCGCTGGCGCTCCAGGTCGTCCTGCCCGCCGTGTGGTCCGGGTTCCAGTTCGTCGGCGCCGACACCTCACCGGTCTCGTCGGACGGCGCGGCCAACGCGGCGGTGCTCGGCATCGCGCTGCTGGCGCTGACCACCGCGGTCAATCTGCTCGACAACCGGGTGATGTCGCTGGTCAACCGGATCGGTGTGACCGCCGAGATCGTCGGCGCGGTACTGATCGTCGTCCTGCTCTTCACGCACGCGGACCGGACGCCCTCGGTCACCGTACACAGCGGTGGCGGGGGTGCCGCGCTGCTGATCGGCTCCTTCGCGGCTGCCTACGTCATGATCGGCTTCGACAGCGCGGGCGAGATGAGCGAGGAGACCCGCCACCCGCGCCGGGTCGCGCCCCGGACGATCCTGTCCGCGCTCACCACGGCCGGCGTGCTGGCCTCCCTGCTCGTACTCGCCGCGCTGCTGGCCGCCCCCAGCCTCACCGACGGCCGCCTGGGCACGGAGGGCCTGTCGTACGTACTCACCAGCCGGCTCGGTGACGGTCTCGGCCGGGTGCTGCTCTGCGATGTGGCGCTCGCGGTCGCGGTGGCCACCCTCGCCATCCAGACGTCGGCCACCCGGATGCTCTTCTCGATGGCCCGCGACGACGCTCTTCCCTCCTCCCGCACCCTGTCCCGGGTGTCGCCCCGCACCGGGCAGCCCGCCGCGCCCGCGCTGGTGGTCGGCGTGCTCTCCGCCGCGCTCCTGCTGCTCAGCTTCTCCTCACCCGAGGCGTGGCTGGCCATCGGCACCACCTGCATCGTGATGCTCTACCTGGCCTACGCCATGGTCACCGGCCCGCAGCTGCTGCGCCGCCTGCGCGGCCAACTCCCGCCCGCCGCCGACGAACTGGGCAACCCCGCCTTCTCCCTGGGCCGTTGGGGCCTGCCCGTCAACACCCTGGCCCTCCTCTACGGCCTCGCCATGACCGCCAACCTCGCCTGGCCCCGCGCGGCGGTCTACGACCCCTCGGGCGGGCACTGGTACTTCCAGTGGTTCACCCTCCTCTTCCTCGCCGCCGCCCTCACCCTCGGCTTCCTCTGGCGGGCATCAAGGGCGCTGAGGGCGCGACGGCGGCGGTCCGCCGCGTCCGGGCCGTCTCCGCGTCCTCGTCCTTCCTGA
- a CDS encoding maleylpyruvate isomerase family mycothiol-dependent enzyme: MDKTLEFPDLLRLIGERSAAFRAAVASAPSLDVRVPTCPEWTLFDLVRHLGEGRRRWAGIVAAGPADAPAAMSAPGGAPAVPRDREALTAWSAEATEQLLGALRESGPDRGCWTWWGTSQSPQTCGAVARHQLQEVAVHTYDAQVTLGAPQPLPEEVALDGVDEFLSTCCAGTSAWPHEPAVVDYHATEGRSWRLRLSADGARTARLPAPGTAPAPDEEAADASLWGTAGELVLALYGRVPVDSQKAEGDRRLFDLLLAWDPE, from the coding sequence GTGGACAAGACTCTGGAGTTCCCCGACCTGCTGCGGCTGATCGGGGAACGGTCGGCCGCCTTCCGCGCCGCGGTCGCCTCCGCGCCCAGCCTCGACGTGCGGGTGCCGACCTGCCCCGAGTGGACGCTCTTCGATCTGGTGCGGCACCTGGGCGAGGGGCGCCGCCGGTGGGCCGGCATCGTCGCCGCGGGGCCCGCCGACGCTCCCGCGGCCATGTCCGCGCCGGGGGGAGCCCCGGCTGTTCCGCGGGACCGCGAGGCCCTGACGGCCTGGTCGGCCGAGGCCACGGAGCAACTGCTGGGCGCACTGCGGGAGTCCGGCCCGGACCGCGGCTGCTGGACCTGGTGGGGTACGTCGCAGTCGCCGCAGACCTGCGGTGCCGTCGCCCGGCACCAGCTCCAGGAGGTCGCGGTGCACACCTACGACGCCCAGGTCACCCTGGGCGCCCCGCAGCCGCTGCCGGAGGAGGTGGCACTCGACGGGGTCGACGAGTTCCTGTCCACCTGCTGCGCGGGGACGAGTGCGTGGCCGCATGAGCCAGCGGTCGTCGACTACCACGCCACCGAGGGCCGCTCCTGGCGCCTGCGGCTGTCCGCCGACGGCGCCCGGACCGCCCGCCTCCCCGCGCCAGGCACCGCTCCCGCTCCCGACGAGGAGGCGGCCGACGCCTCCCTCTGGGGCACGGCCGGTGAGCTGGTGCTGGCCCTGTACGGCCGTGTGCCGGTGGACTCCCAGAAGGCCGAGGGCGACCGACGCCTCTTCGACCTGCTCCTGGCCTGGGACCCGGAGTAG
- a CDS encoding TetR/AcrR family transcriptional regulator, with amino-acid sequence MSAREELLTAAAELFTTRGYTATTTRALAERAGIRQASMYHYVGGKEDLLAELLEGTVTPSLTLARALLADASRPAEARLWELCRSDAELLCTGPYNLGALYLLPEVAAPRFAGFHQARAALKSVYGELLGATGACAGLAPADLALRTDLLFALIEGLILVRRSTPDFTAAAADAALRIAGVPESALRELR; translated from the coding sequence ATGAGCGCGCGGGAGGAACTGCTGACCGCCGCGGCGGAGCTCTTCACCACCCGCGGCTACACCGCCACGACGACCCGCGCGCTGGCCGAACGGGCGGGTATCCGGCAGGCGTCGATGTACCACTACGTCGGCGGCAAGGAGGACCTGCTTGCCGAGCTGCTGGAGGGCACGGTCACCCCCTCCCTGACGCTCGCCCGCGCGCTGCTCGCCGACGCCTCACGGCCGGCCGAGGCCCGGCTGTGGGAGCTGTGCCGCTCCGACGCCGAACTGCTCTGCACGGGCCCCTACAACCTCGGCGCGCTCTACCTGCTGCCCGAGGTCGCCGCCCCCCGCTTCGCCGGCTTCCACCAGGCCCGGGCCGCCCTGAAGTCCGTCTACGGCGAGCTGCTCGGGGCGACCGGCGCCTGCGCGGGCCTCGCACCCGCCGACCTCGCGCTCCGTACCGACCTGCTCTTCGCCCTGATCGAGGGCCTCATCCTGGTCCGCCGCTCCACCCCCGACTTCACCGCGGCCGCCGCCGACGCGGCCCTGCGGATCGCCGGGGTCCCGGAGTCCGCCCTCCGTGAGCTGCGCTGA
- a CDS encoding urea amidolyase associated protein UAAP1, with product MPKARTGARTGAKAEATTGTTSGARDHARAQEGSRADAMPIVPPPDGLLWAETVAGGGYTHKALARGTELRLADPTGTACAHLLLFADGRPWERLSTADTTKVQWNAYLGAGSLLLSDQGRVLASLIADTSGRHDALCGTSTAVRNQARYGDGAPHGRSPAGRELFKLAAAKHGLAPRDLPPSLSFFQGVRVEPDGAVEFIGSAGKDTAVTLRAEQPLTVLLANVPHPLDPRPAYTCGPLVVRARRAAPTAPDDPLWDTTPEGRRAFLNTAEHLAARGIA from the coding sequence GTGCCGAAAGCGAGGACCGGCGCCAGGACCGGCGCGAAGGCCGAAGCGACGACCGGTACGACATCCGGCGCCCGGGACCACGCCCGCGCCCAGGAAGGCTCCCGCGCCGACGCCATGCCGATCGTGCCGCCGCCGGACGGCCTGCTGTGGGCCGAGACGGTCGCGGGCGGCGGCTACACCCACAAGGCGCTGGCCCGCGGCACCGAGCTGCGCCTGGCCGACCCGACCGGCACCGCCTGCGCCCACCTGCTCCTCTTCGCCGACGGCCGCCCCTGGGAACGTCTCAGCACCGCCGACACGACCAAGGTCCAGTGGAACGCCTACCTCGGCGCGGGCAGCCTTCTGCTGTCCGACCAGGGCCGGGTGCTCGCCTCGCTGATCGCGGACACCAGCGGCCGGCACGACGCCCTGTGCGGTACGTCCACGGCGGTACGCAACCAGGCCCGCTACGGTGACGGCGCACCGCACGGCCGCTCCCCCGCCGGCCGCGAACTGTTCAAACTCGCCGCCGCCAAGCACGGGTTGGCGCCCCGCGATCTGCCGCCCTCGCTCTCCTTCTTCCAGGGCGTACGCGTCGAGCCGGACGGTGCCGTGGAGTTCATCGGCTCGGCCGGGAAGGACACGGCGGTCACGCTCCGCGCCGAGCAGCCGCTGACCGTCCTGCTGGCGAACGTCCCGCACCCGCTCGACCCCCGGCCGGCGTACACCTGCGGCCCGTTGGTGGTCCGCGCCCGCCGGGCCGCGCCGACCGCGCCGGACGACCCGCTGTGGGACACCACCCCGGAGGGCCGCCGCGCCTTCCTCAACACCGCCGAGCACCTGGCCGCCAGGGGGATCGCATGA